DNA sequence from the Bradyrhizobium sp. CIAT3101 genome:
ATGCGCTCGTCCTGATTGCCGTAGACGTCAACCTTGGTGACGCCGGGCACCTTGAGCAGGCGTTGACGAAAACCTTCGGAGACCTTCTTGAGCTGGGCGTAATCGGCGCCGTCGCCGGTCATCATATAGAGGATGGAATCGACGTCGGAGAACTCGTCGTTGACGACCGGTCCCAGAATCCCTGCGGGCAACTGGCCCTGCACGTCGACGAGCTTCTTGCGCAGGAGATAGAAGAGATAAGGCACATCCTTCGGCGGCGTGGAGTCGCGGAAGGTGACCTGAAGCGCGGTGAAGCCGGGCTTGGAATAGGTCTGCACCTTCTCGAAATAGGGCAGCTCCTGGATCTTCTTCTCGATGGGATCGGCGACCTGGGTCTGCATTTCCTGCGCGGTCGCGCCCGGCCACATCACCGAGACGTTGACCACCTTCACCGTGAAGAACGGATCCTCGGCGCGGCCGAGCTTCTGATAGGAGAAGAAGCCGGCGACGCCGAGCACGAGCATCAGGAACAGCACCAGCGTCGGATGGCTGACGGCCCAGGCCGAAAGGTTGAAGCGCTTCATCGCACTCTCCGGAAAAAACGATCCACTTGCCAAAAACGACAGCCACTCTGTTCAAGGCGTCGTCGCGAGGCAGCGAAGCAATCCAGGGGGCTGGGCAGGTTCTGGATCGCTTCGCCGCTTCAGCCGTTGCGTAGGGGCAAAGGCCGAAACTCACCTCACACGACGTAACTGGTCGTAACGCTCAGAAAGACAGTGACGACACCACCCGCACCTTCTGGCCGGGATCGAGCTTCTGCACGCCGAGCGTGACGATCTTGGCACCCTCGTCAACACCGCTGGTGATGACGACGTCGTTGCTGTCGTAGGACTTCACCGCCACCGGCTTCAGCGTGACCGCGCCATTGTCGTCGACGACATAGAAGGACGGCTTGCCGCCTTCGTTGAACAGCGCCGACAGCGGCAGCCGCGCGACGCGCTCGGTGGCGGCGTCCGACAGCGTCAGCGTCGCGGTCATGCCGAGCGAAACCTTGTCGTCGGCTTCGGGCAGCGAGAACTTTGCGAGATAGGTGCGCGTGGCGGAATCCGCGGTGGGCGCGATCTCGCGCAGCTTCGCCGTGTACTTCTTGTCCGGCTCCGACCAAAGAGTGACGCTGGCGGCGCCCGACTTGGCACGTCCGACCAGCGTCTCAGGGATCGCGACGACCGCTTCCTTTTCGGCAAAGCGGGCGACGCGGATCGAGGTCTGGCCTGCGGCAACCACCTGGCCGGGCTCGATCAGCGTTGCGGTGACGACGCCACGGGCGTCGGCGTTGAGCGTCGCGTAGGAAAGGGAATTCTTGGTCAGTTCAACCGAGCGGACGGCGCGGTCGAGGCGCGCACGGGCCTCGTCGGCAGCAGCGCGGCTCGAATCCAGCGCCGCATCCGTGGTCCAGCCCTTGGCCTTCAAATCCTTGGCGCGCTGCTCGGCGGCGGCGGCCTGGGCCAGCACGCCAGTGGCGGCGGTCTGCTCGGCGACGGCCTGCTCGGCCTGGAGCTTCAGATCGATCTCGTCGAGGGTAGCGAGCGGCTGGCCGATCTCGACGGTCTGGCCGACCTCGACCAGACGCTTGTCGACCTTGCCGGCGACGCGAAAGCCGAGGTCGCTCTCGATCCGGGGGCGGATGGTCCCAACGAAGCTGCGCTCCGGGGTCTCGGCATCATAATGAGCGGTTGCGACCAGAACCGGCCGCGGCGGCTCGGCCTTCTGCGCCACGGTATCGTTGCACCCAGCCAGCGCGGCGGCCATCAGGGCCAGCGACACACCCGCCAAGAGCCTGGAATAGCTGGACAAAACGGACCGAACGAACATCGGAGGACACTCCTGCGTCTGTAATGAGAGGAATGTCGACTAATCACTGATAAAAGTCAATAATCGTCAGTTATCAGAAAAGCGTGATCGTTAAGGGGTGGTAAGGATTGCGAGGGCACGGTTGAGGAGGTGCTATAGTAGGCTTCGCGGAGGCTTGTAGCCCGAATCCCTCGCCTCAGGCGCGATGCCGTAGGGTGGGCAAAACGAAGCGTGCCCACCCATTTTTCGTGATCGAGAGAGCTCGTGGGCACGGCGCAAATGCGCCTTTGCCCACCCTCCGGGCCTGTTCGCTCGGCGCTACCGCCCCTGCTCGGCGAACTCGTGCTTGGTCTCGTGGCCGCCGACAAAGACCAATATGCCGGCGAGCAGCGGCAGGACCGCGAGCACCAGCAGACCCGTCGAAGTCTGTCCGGTCGCTTCCTTGACCCAGCCGATCAGATACGGGCCGCCGAAGCCGGCCAGATTGCCGATCGAGTTGATCAGCGCGATGGCGCCGGCGGCCGCCGTGCCCGACAGCCAGGAGGTCGGCAAGGTCCAGAACACGCCGAACACGCAGAACACGCCGATCGCGGCGAAGGTCAGCGCCACCATCGTCATGGTGGGATCGGTGACGTAGCTGGAGATGGCGAGCGCGACCGCGATCAGGATCATGGGCGCGCCGACATGCATCACGCGTTCGCGCGTGGCATCCGAATGCCGCGCCCACAGGATCATGGCGACCGTGCCGAACACATAGGGGATCGCGGTGACGAATCCGGTCTGGGCGTTGGTGAGGCCGAACGCCTTGACGATCTGCGGCAGCCAGAACTGCATGCCGTAAAGCGCGCCGACGAAGCCGAAATAGATCAGGCTCAGCATGATCACCTTGGGTGAGGACAGCGCCTCGCCAAGCGTCAGATGCTTCACGGCCTGCTTGGCCGCGATCTCGGCATCAAGCCTCGCCTTGAGCCAGGCCTTCTGCTCGGCCGAGAGCCAGTCCGCCTTCTCCGGCCTGTCGGTGAGGTAGAACCAGGTGACGATGCCGAGCAGCACCGAGGGGATGCCCTCGAGAATGAACAGCCACTGCCAGCCCTTCAGGCCCATGACGCCGTCGAGCCCGAGCAGCAGGCCCGAGATCGGCGCGCCGATCACGGTCGAGACCGGCACGGCGATCGCGAAGGCCGCAAGGAAGCGGCCGCGATATTCGGCCGGGTACCAATAGGTCAGATAGAGGATGATGCCGGGGAAGAACCCGGCTTCGGCCACGCCGAGCAGGAAGCGCAGGACATAGAAGCTGGTCACACCGTTCACCAACGCCATCAGGGCCGAGATGATGCCCCAGGTCACCATGATACGGGCGATCCAGCGGCTGGCACCGAATTTCTCCAGCGCCAGATTGCTCGGCACCTCGAAGATGAAATAACCGATGAAGAAGATGCCGGCGCCCCAGGAGAAGATCAGCGGCGTGAACTTCAGCTCGGCGTTCATGGTCAGCGCGGCGAAGCCGAGATTGACGCGGTCGAGATAGGAGAAGAAGTAGGCCAGCACCAGGAACGGGATCAGGCGCCAGGAGATGGCGCGGATGGTCGAGGTTTCGATGGCGCTTTTCGCACCGGCGGAACCGGTATAGGTCGTGGTCTGGCTCATGGCTTCCCCCAGGGTTGTTGCTTTTATGGGCTAATTGGCGGTTTTCAGCATCGCGGGCAAAGAGTCAATGGAAGCCATGCACGGAGCGCAGCCGGTCAACACCCTTGCGCTGCGACGACGGATGCTGGTCCGAGCCGGACTGGCGCTCGCCGTGATCGCCTGCGGGCTGTCCCTACGCTGGTACGGCTTTCCGATCGGCCTTCCGGCCTTCGTGGTCAAGTACGGCGGCTCGCTGCTGTGGGCGACGATGGTGTTCCTACTGGTCGGGGTTGTGCTGCCGCTGATGTCGCGGAGCCAGATCGCGGCCGTCGCCATGGTGATCGCGATCGTGGTCGAGCTTTCGCGGCTGGTGCATACGCCCTGGCTCGATGCGTTCCGGCTCACCACCGCCGGTGCGTTGCTGTTGGGCCGGATCTTCTCGCTGTGGAATCTGGTGGCGTATGCGGCCGGGATTTTGCTTGGCGTTTGGATCGACCAGCTCGCGGCGTTGCACAGTCTCGTAGGGTGGGCAAAGCGAAGCGTGCCCACCACAAGCAGATGGTGGGCACGGCGCTAACGCGCCTTTGCCCACCCTACGGGACCGGTATCTGGCCTCACTCCGCGAGCTGAAACCGCTCGAACCGATCGAGCTCCTCCTCGATCTTCTGCTTCAGTTCCTTGCGCCCCGCCATCTTTTTGCCCTGCCCGAGCCAAGTCCATTTCTGCATCAACAGCTTCTTGGCCTGCCGGTCGGTCTTGAGATCGAGCGCGGCGACGATCTCGTCACCGACTAGCACGGGCAGCGCGAAGTAACCGAGCTTGCGCTTCGCCTTCGGCACATAGGCCTCGAACAGATGGTTGTAGCCGAAGATGAGATTGGTGCGCTTGCGCTGGATGATGAGCGGATCGAACGGCGACAGGATGTGGACGAGATCGGGTGACACCTCATGCGGCTCCAGCGCCGCAGGCGTGGCCCAGTGCTCCTGCTTGCCGGCGCCCTCGATCGCGACAGGCAAGACCTCGCCGCGGCGGACTCGCGCGGCGATCAGACCTGCCACCGCCTTCTTGCTCGGCGCATCGAGATGGCAGATCGAATCGAGGCTGACCACGCCTTGCGAGCGCAGCGCGCGGTCGAGCAGATAGGCCGTGATCTCCTTGGCCGAGGCCGGCTTCGGCAGCTTGTCCCAGCCGAAATGCCGCGTCATCAGATCATAGGTCTTGAGCATGCCCTGACGCGCGCTGACGGTCGCGACGCCGGTGTAGAAGGCAAGCTGAAGTGCCCGCTTCGAAGGCTTGCGGCTCTGCCACAGATGCTCCTTCTCGGTGAGCACGTCGTCCTCGATGTCGCGGATCGTCAGCGGACCGGCGCGGAGCAGCCGCATCACCTTGCGCGTGTCGGCCGGCGTCACCGAGGCATACCATCTGTGGCCCTCGCGCTTGTGCTCGCGCATCGCCGGCAGGAAGAACCGGAAATCGTTCGACGGCACGTAGGACAGCGCATGGGTCCAGTATTCGAACACGCTTTTGTCGATGCTTTGGGCATGACGCAAATCGGCCCGGCCATAGGACGGGATGCGGCTGAACAGGATGTGGTGATGGCAGCGCTCGATCACGTTGATGGTGTCGATCTGCACATAGCCGAGATGGGCGATCGCCTCCGCGACGGCCTGGGCGCCCTCGCCGAACGGCGCGCGCGTGTCGAGCCGCTGGGCGCGCAGCCAGATCTGCCGGGCCTGTGTCGTCGGGAGCGGAAGGGGTTTTGGTGCGCGGGACATTGCGACAGGCAATGTAGCGGGATTCGCGCCAGGAAAAAGAACAAGAAAAAGAACAGGTGACGGATCGAGGCAAAGAAAAGCCGCGCTGCCATCTGCTGACAGCGCGGCCGGCTCAAACCGGATTGGCGCGAAGCTTACTTCATCGCCATCGCCTTCTCGGCGCTCACGTAGTGCTTGCAGGCGCTGCGCATGTTGCCTTTGCTCATGTCGGAATTGGCCGAAGCCATCGACTTCCGCGCCGCGATCTTGCCGGGTGTGTCTTCACCGCCCAGGCCGACAACAAGCTTGGCCATATTCGCGCTGGTGCAGGCCATCTTGGCAGCCGATGCGGGAGACAGAGCAAGTGCAGCGAACGCCGCCGCGAGCAACAGGGTCTTCATCAAGTTTCCTCCTCCGGAAAACGAAACCAGCGTGATGCCGGCCTACGCGACAGCTATCTTTCCGGGATAGCGTCTCGCGGAGGAAGAGAGTTTCGCTCGATCTAACGTGCGGCTTTTGGGCGCTCCCCTACGCTCCCGGTGGCGATATCGGGCTCGCATGCGGCCTTGCCCCGGCCCTCCGCCTGGCAGCGATAGACGCTGCCGGTGAGGCGATCGACCAGCCACATGTTCTCGTCGGTCGGAGCTTCGAGGCCGACATAGCGGGAGGTCAGCCCTGTGATCAGCGTCGAGAGCAGGATCGCCACCGCGATCATCGCCGCACCGATATAAATGGGCATCGAGCCCAGGAAGACTGTCCGATCCGGCGGGCCGCCACGATAGAACTGATAATCACTCGACCTGGCCACTGGACGGAACTCTGCTCCCTCGTCTGCGATGTCTGATGAAGGATGTCTGCTAGGCGCGCATCTGGCCGATTTCTTGTTCGCGAGCAGGCCATGCGGCGACGGCTTTGCGACGAACGGTGAGCAAGGGTTTCCACAACGAAAAGGCGGCCCGAACCGGGCCGCCTTTTGCTTGCCTGCCGCTCAGCGGCGGCCGAACAACCCGCCCATCATACCGCCGAACAGACCGCCGGGGCCGCCCATCGGACCGCCACCGCCACCACCGCCGCTATAATGGCGCCGGCCGCCGCCACCGGAGGACCGGCGACGCGAAGGCTCATCGTCCGCCTGCTCCTCGGAGGAGGCCGCGCGGGTCGAGATGATTTCAGACAGCAGCGCCTTGTGCTGGAGCTTGTTCAGATAACCGGTCGCGGGATAGCCGCGTGCCGCCTGCCACCGCTTCATCACGGAACGGGTCTCGTCGTCGAATTTGCCCGTCGTCTTGACGTCGAAGCCGAGCCCGGTGAGGCGGCGCTGCACGTCGCGACGTTGGCTCTTGTCCAAACCGATCTGGTCTTCGGACACCTGATTGGCTTCGTCGGTAAACGTCGCGGGATCGATCCCGGCCGAGAGGTTGCG
Encoded proteins:
- a CDS encoding efflux RND transporter periplasmic adaptor subunit; this encodes MFVRSVLSSYSRLLAGVSLALMAAALAGCNDTVAQKAEPPRPVLVATAHYDAETPERSFVGTIRPRIESDLGFRVAGKVDKRLVEVGQTVEIGQPLATLDEIDLKLQAEQAVAEQTAATGVLAQAAAAEQRAKDLKAKGWTTDAALDSSRAAADEARARLDRAVRSVELTKNSLSYATLNADARGVVTATLIEPGQVVAAGQTSIRVARFAEKEAVVAIPETLVGRAKSGAASVTLWSEPDKKYTAKLREIAPTADSATRTYLAKFSLPEADDKVSLGMTATLTLSDAATERVARLPLSALFNEGGKPSFYVVDDNGAVTLKPVAVKSYDSNDVVITSGVDEGAKIVTLGVQKLDPGQKVRVVSSLSF
- a CDS encoding MFS transporter, whose product is MSQTTTYTGSAGAKSAIETSTIRAISWRLIPFLVLAYFFSYLDRVNLGFAALTMNAELKFTPLIFSWGAGIFFIGYFIFEVPSNLALEKFGASRWIARIMVTWGIISALMALVNGVTSFYVLRFLLGVAEAGFFPGIILYLTYWYPAEYRGRFLAAFAIAVPVSTVIGAPISGLLLGLDGVMGLKGWQWLFILEGIPSVLLGIVTWFYLTDRPEKADWLSAEQKAWLKARLDAEIAAKQAVKHLTLGEALSSPKVIMLSLIYFGFVGALYGMQFWLPQIVKAFGLTNAQTGFVTAIPYVFGTVAMILWARHSDATRERVMHVGAPMILIAVALAISSYVTDPTMTMVALTFAAIGVFCVFGVFWTLPTSWLSGTAAAGAIALINSIGNLAGFGGPYLIGWVKEATGQTSTGLLVLAVLPLLAGILVFVGGHETKHEFAEQGR
- a CDS encoding DUF2809 domain-containing protein; this translates as MHGAQPVNTLALRRRMLVRAGLALAVIACGLSLRWYGFPIGLPAFVVKYGGSLLWATMVFLLVGVVLPLMSRSQIAAVAMVIAIVVELSRLVHTPWLDAFRLTTAGALLLGRIFSLWNLVAYAAGILLGVWIDQLAALHSLVGWAKRSVPTTSRWWARR
- a CDS encoding crosslink repair DNA glycosylase YcaQ family protein, producing MSRAPKPLPLPTTQARQIWLRAQRLDTRAPFGEGAQAVAEAIAHLGYVQIDTINVIERCHHHILFSRIPSYGRADLRHAQSIDKSVFEYWTHALSYVPSNDFRFFLPAMREHKREGHRWYASVTPADTRKVMRLLRAGPLTIRDIEDDVLTEKEHLWQSRKPSKRALQLAFYTGVATVSARQGMLKTYDLMTRHFGWDKLPKPASAKEITAYLLDRALRSQGVVSLDSICHLDAPSKKAVAGLIAARVRRGEVLPVAIEGAGKQEHWATPAALEPHEVSPDLVHILSPFDPLIIQRKRTNLIFGYNHLFEAYVPKAKRKLGYFALPVLVGDEIVAALDLKTDRQAKKLLMQKWTWLGQGKKMAGRKELKQKIEEELDRFERFQLAE